One window of the Candidatus Binataceae bacterium genome contains the following:
- the gshB gene encoding glutathione synthase — translation MASYKFAFVMDPLEKVLPDKDTTFAFMLETIARGHQAYFVALHDLYAVGAHAFASARRCTVMRGTPHYRFVDDGAEYPLEAFDAIFMRKDPPADAAYLFATMLLSLTDRRRSFILNEPAGLREANEKLYALNFPDAIPATLVSQDIARLKKFMAEQGGQMIVKPLDGHGGESVFLASADDRNLNAILEAVTRFESRPIMAQRYLAEIRDGDKRLIVLDGEPLGCTLRVPRDDENRGNIHVGGNCVKAEVTARDLEICAMMRPRLKRDGLYFVGLDVIGNYLTEVNVTSPTGIQEIDRLDETNLEARVIDFVESRVAALK, via the coding sequence GTGGCAAGTTACAAATTCGCCTTCGTGATGGATCCGCTGGAAAAGGTGCTGCCGGACAAGGACACCACCTTCGCGTTCATGCTCGAGACGATCGCGCGCGGCCATCAGGCCTATTTCGTCGCGCTGCACGACCTCTACGCGGTCGGCGCTCACGCGTTCGCCTCGGCGCGGCGATGCACGGTGATGCGCGGAACGCCGCACTACCGTTTCGTGGACGACGGCGCCGAGTATCCGCTGGAGGCGTTCGACGCGATCTTCATGCGCAAGGATCCGCCGGCCGACGCTGCCTACCTGTTCGCCACGATGCTGCTCAGCCTGACCGATCGCCGCCGCAGCTTCATCCTCAACGAACCCGCGGGGCTGCGCGAGGCCAACGAAAAGCTCTATGCGCTCAATTTTCCCGATGCGATCCCGGCGACTCTGGTGAGCCAGGACATCGCGCGGCTCAAGAAATTCATGGCCGAGCAGGGCGGACAGATGATCGTCAAGCCGCTCGACGGACACGGCGGCGAAAGCGTCTTCCTCGCCTCCGCCGACGACCGCAACTTGAACGCGATCCTCGAGGCGGTCACGCGTTTCGAGTCGCGCCCGATCATGGCGCAACGCTATCTCGCGGAAATCCGCGACGGCGACAAGCGTCTGATCGTGCTCGACGGCGAGCCCCTCGGATGCACGCTGCGGGTGCCGCGCGACGACGAGAACCGCGGCAACATCCACGTCGGCGGCAACTGCGTCAAAGCCGAGGTAACCGCGCGCGACCTCGAGATCTGCGCGATGATGCGGCCGCGGCTCAAGCGCGACGGGCTCTATTTCGTCGGGCTCGACGTCATAGGCAACTATCTGACCGAAGTGAACGTGACCTCGCCCACGGGTATCCAGGAGATCGATCGGCTCGACGAGACCAACCTCGAGGCGCGGGTGATCGATTTCGTCGAATCGCGGGTCGCAGCGCTCAAGTGA